The Budorcas taxicolor isolate Tak-1 chromosome 18, Takin1.1, whole genome shotgun sequence genome window below encodes:
- the LOC128064103 gene encoding zinc finger protein 547-like — translation MVGTEETERKREEVRWARCPVAAVSAPEPVVDGSALGPSSLFPRPATEAAAMTPAQGLVVFEDVAIYFSQEEWGLLDEAQRLLYYQVMVQNIALLSSVGCQHTTQDEVALSEQHDVAPWSQVKTPQPGLCIQKPHPCKMCGPLLKDTLFLAGHSGTQPEQEVSACGESPSQHPKEPRQRRPLRWGEGKTFCVKNDSVHVTDQTWPCQVRGQEFLAQSSILQHQAPHMEGKPHSDMEGRAASESGQNDDKCSECGKTFSQEHTIVEHQRVHTGEKPYKCSECGKFFRYSFTLKRHQGVHIGEKPYECSVCKKFFVDSSRLIIHQRVHTRGRRFECSKCGKFFRYRFTLERHQKAHIGERPYECSLCGKLFRHNSNHIRHRRNHTGERPYECSVCGRLFSQNSHLIRHQNVHTREKSYECSKCGKFFMDSSTLIIHQRVHTGENPYECRECGKVFRYNSSLIKHRRVHTGERPYECVSCGRGFSQNSHLLRHQEVHTKEYCK, via the exons ATGGTGGGCACCGAAGAGACGGAGCGAAAGCGAGAGGAGGTGCGTTGGGCCCGCTGCCCAGTGGCGGCTGTGAGTGCCCCTGAGCCCGTCGTTGACGGCAGTGCCCTCGGTCCGTCCTCGCTCTTCCCACGACCGGCGACCGAGGCCGCGGCGATGACGCCGGCTCAG GGCCTTGTGGTCTTTGAGGACGTGGCCATATATTTCTCCCAGGAGGAGTGGGGACTTCTTGATGAGGCTCAGAGACTCCTGTACTATCAAGTGATGGTGCAGAACATTGCACTTCTGTCCTCCGTAG GTTGTCAGCATACCACCCAGGATGAGGTGGCCCTTTCAGAGCAGCATGATGTGGCTCCATGGTCACAGGTCAAGACTCCACAGCCAGGCCTATGCATCCAGAAGCCTCACCCCTGTAAGATGTGTGGCCCACTCTTGAAAGACACTTTGTTCCTGGCTGGGCACAGTGGGACACAGCCTGAGCAGGAAGTGTCTGCATGTGGGGagagtccttcccagcatccaaAGGAACCACGTCAAAGGAGACCCCTTAGATGGGGTGAGGGGAAGACTTTCTGTGTGAAGAACGACAGTGTTCACGTGACAGATCAGACCTGGCCATGTCAGGTGAGAGGGCAGGAGTTCCTAGCCCAATCCAGCATTCTCCAGCACCAGGCTCCTCACATGGAAGGGAAACCACACAGTGACatggagggcagggcagcctctGAAAGTGGACAGAATGATGACaagtgcagtgaatgtgggaagaCCTTTAGCCAAGAACACACAATTGTTGAG catcagagagttcacacaGGAGAAAAGCCATATAAATGCAGCGAATGTGGGAAATTCTTTAGGTACAGCTTCACGCTCAAaagacatcagggagttcacattGGAGAAAAACCATATGAGTGCAGTGTGTGCAAGAAATTTTTTGTAGACAGCTCCAGGCTCATTattcatcagagagttcacactCGGGGAAGGCGTTTTGAATGCAGCAAATGTGGGAAATTCTTTAGGTACCGCTTCACACTTGAGAGGCATCAGAAAGCGCACATTGGAGAAAGGCCTTATGAGTGCAGCTTATGTGGGAAACTCTTTAGGCATAACTCAAATCACATCAGGCATCGGAGAAATCACACTGGAGAAAGACCTTATGAGTGCAGTGTATGTGGTAGACTCTTCAGTCAAAACTCCCACCTCATTCGGCACCAAAACGTCCACACCAGAGAAAAATCTTATGAATGTAGCAAATGCGGGAAATTCTTTATGGACAGCTCCACCCTCATTATTCATCAGAGAGTCCACACTGGAGAAAATCCTTATGAGTGCAGAGAATGTGGGAAAGTCTTTAGGTACAACTCCAGCCTCATTAAACATCGGAGAGTTCACACTGGGGAAAGGCCTTATGAATGTGTCAGCTGTGGGAGAGGCTTTAGCCAAAACTCCCACCTCCTTCGACACCAAGAAGTTCACACTAAAGAGTATTGCAAATAG
- the ZNF772 gene encoding zinc finger protein 772: MAAAVLTDPAQGNVTFEDVFVSFSQEEWGLLDEAQRLLYREVMLENFALMASLGCWHGMEEDEIHFEQSISVKRMSKGMTPKMIPSSQKAHPCETCGPILRDVLHMAEHQETRPGQKPYLSVACGKQLWFSANFPLYNQYSREKPCRRDVHRALLVSSCPVQSLKTPFTTREGCEDFPTSSSMFQQHYPLSKWNPQSDTHCAEVFHSGQKHYECSECGKTFSRKDSLVQHQRVHTGERPYKCSECGKTFSRKPILAQHQRIHTGEMPYECGICGKVFNHSSNLIVHQRVHTGARPYKCSECGKAYSHKSTLVQHESIHTGERPYECSECGKYFGHKYRLIKHWSVHTGARPYECIACGKFFSQSSDLIAHQRVHNGEKPYVCSECGKAFSHKHVLMQHLRIHTGERPYKCSECGKAFRQRASLIRHWKVHAGERP, encoded by the exons ATGGCGGCCGCGGTGCTGACGGACCCGGCGCAG GGGAATGTGACCTTTGAGGACGTGTTCGTGTCCTTCTCCCAGGAGGAGTGGGGGCTCCTTGATGAGGCTCAGAGGCTCTTGTACCGCGAAGTGATGCTGGAGAACTTTGCACTGATGGCCTCACTGG GTTGTTGGCATGGAATGGAGGAGGATGAGATCCATTTTGAGCAGAGCATTTCTGTGAAAAGAATGTCTAAGGGCATGACTCCTAAGATGATTCCATCTTCCCAGAAGGCCCACCCCTGTGAGACATGTGGCCCGATCTTGAGAGATGTTCTGCACATGGCTGAGCACCAAGAAACACGTCCTGGGCAGAAACCATACCtgtctgtggcatgtgggaaacAGCTGTGGTTCAGTGCAAACTTCCCCCTCTACAATCAGTACAGTAGAGAGAAACCCTGCAGGAGGGACGTGCACAGGGCCCTTCTTGTGAGCAGCTGCCCTGTCCAGTCATTGAAGACACCTTTTACCACGAGGGAGGGTTGTGAGGATTTTCCAACCAGCTCAAGCATGTTTCAGCAGCATTACCCTCTTAGCAAGTGGAACCCACAAAGTGACACCCACTGTGCAGAGGTCTTTCACAGTGGACAAAAGCATTATGAGTGCAGCGAATGTGGGAAGACCTTCAGCCGCAAGGACTCACTTGTTCAGCACCAAAGAGTCCACACTGGAGAGAGGCCTTACAAGTGCAGCGAATGTGGGAAAACCTTTAGCCGCAAACCCATACTTGCGCAGCACCAGAGGATCCACACTGGAGAGATGCCTTACGAGTGTGGCATATGTGGGAAAGTTTTTAATCATAGCTCTAATCTCATTGTACACCAGAGAGTCCACACTGGAGCACGGCCTTACAAGTGCAGCGAATGTGGGAAAGCCTACAGTCACAAATCCACGCTTGTTCAGCATGAGAGTATCCACACCGGAGAAAGGCCTTatgagtgcagtgaatgtgggaaataCTTCGGCCACAAATACAGACTCATTAAGCACTGGAGTGTTCATACTGGGGCACGGCCTTATGAGTGCATTGCATGTGGGAAGTTTTTCAGCCAAAGCTCCGATCTTATTGCCCACCAGAGAGTTCACAATGGTGAGAAGCCGTATGTGTGCAGTGAGTGTGGAAAAGCCTTTAGCCACAAACATGTGCTTATGCAGCACCTTAGAATCCACACTGGAGAAAGGCCATATAAATGCAGtgagtgtgggaaagccttcaggcaaagggcttccctcatcAGACATTGGAAGGTTCACGCTGGAGAAAGGCCTTAG